The DNA region CTCAAGGCTAACACTCCGTTCCCCTTAACGCCTCCGAAACCAGAAAATGTTGTTTTTGGTACAAATGCGACGGAGCCGGCGTACCATCGGGCTCCGCAGACCCACGAGCGTGTGTATTGAGTACCGTGACAACCTCCTGGCGCCATGCCGTCCGCCTTCTTTCCCTGTCCCTCGCCGCAGCTACCGCGCTGTCGGCCTGCTCGAGCATGGGCCTCGGCCCAACTGTGAAGCGCGCCGCCTTCACCTCCGAAGAATTCGGCGTCAAGTCGTCTCCCCGGGTGACAAGCAACCCCAATCCGCCCCGTGGTGGCGGGCGGAACCTCATCGGCAAACCCTATGTGGTGCGCGGCCAAACCTATGTGCCGCAGGAAAATCCGATCGGCTATGTCGGCTCCGGCAAGGGCTCCTGGTACGGAGCCGACTTCCACGGCCGCCTCACGGCAAATGGGGAAGTTTTTTCGGCCAATGCCATCACCGGCGCCCACCCGACACTGCCGCTGCCATCCTATGTCCGCGTGACAAACCAGGAAAACGGCCGCTCGCTGATCGTCCGGGTGAATGACCGAGGGCCTTACTTGGCCGGCCGGGTGATGGACCTTTCCTATCGCGCCGCTGCCATGCTCGGCTATGTCGAAAAGGGCAGTGCACCCGTTTCCGTCGAATATCTCGGCCGGGCTCCGCTCGAGGGCGACGATACCCGAATGCTCGTGGCGAGCTATAGTGGGCCTAATGAGTTCGGCAGTCACACTCGCGTCGCCGCTGTCGACAACACCAACAGCCTGGCCGATATGGCAGGCAATTTCTTGGGCGGCCTGTTCTCCTATGCCGAGGCGGCGCCAGCCCAAAGCAGCCCAGAAGGTACTGCGATGGCGGCCGTCAACGCGCTTGCCACTCAGGCATTGCCGCCGGACACCCAGCCTGTGCGGCTTGCACTTGGCAGCTACACGGATGCAGCCGGAGCAAACAACATCGCTCAGCAGTTCGCTGTTCTTGGTGCGGTGGAGAGCATCTCTGGCGATGGCAGCACGGAGCTGCGGATGACGGCATTGAAGCCAGGCGCGAGCACTGCCGACGTTCAACATTTAGCGCAGGAACTTGGCCTGCCTGGGATAGTTCTCTATTAGTTCAGGGCGGCTTGGCAGTTAAGCCAGCTACGGACAGGGAGAGCGGACTTGAAGAGGATTTTCGTCGCGGTTGCCACTGCATTGCTGCTGACGGCATCAGCATTGGCGCAAGCTACGTTCGAAACCAAGGCCAAGTTCGCCGTCCTAATGGATGAGCAGTCCGGCACCGTTATCTTCCAGAAGGACGCTGACGAGCGCCTAGAGCCCGCCAGCATGACCAAGCTCATGACAGTGGCCGTGGTGTTCAACGAACTCCGCGCTGGCCGCATCACCATGGATGACGAATTCTTCGTCTCTGAGAACGCCTGGCGCACCGGCGGTGCAGCTTCTGGCGGCTCAACCATGTTCGCGGAATTGAATTCCCAGATCCGCGTGGAAGATCTCATTCGCTCCGTTATCATCCAGTCGGGCAACGATGCATCGATCGTTCTGGCTGAAGGCATCGCCGGTTCCGAGGCGAGTTTCGCTGCGATGATGAACGAACTGGCTCGAGAAATCGGCCTGACCGGTTCCAACTTTACCAATTCCAACGGCCTGCCGGATCCGGACGAATACTCGACTGCGCGCGATCTGGCGCTGATCGGTCGGTACCTGATCCAGGAATTTCCCGAGTACTATCACTACTTCTCGGAACCTAGCATGGAGTGGAACGGCATCAACCAGCCCAACCGCAACTCGCTTGTGGAGATGGGAATCGGGGTGGACGGACTGAAGACCGGTCACACGGAAGCTGCCGGTTACGGGTCTGTCACCTCGACCAACCAAGGCGACCGGCGCCTCATCGCCGTAGTGCATGGCTTGACGTCGATGCGCGAGCGCACCGAGGAGGCGCGGAAGCTGCTCACCTGGGGCGTACGCGCTTTCGAGCGCGTAGCCGCTTATCCCGAAGGCAGCGTCATTGCCCATGCAAACGTTTATGGCGGCACCA from Devosia sp. RR2S18 includes:
- a CDS encoding D-alanyl-D-alanine carboxypeptidase family protein, which translates into the protein MKRIFVAVATALLLTASALAQATFETKAKFAVLMDEQSGTVIFQKDADERLEPASMTKLMTVAVVFNELRAGRITMDDEFFVSENAWRTGGAASGGSTMFAELNSQIRVEDLIRSVIIQSGNDASIVLAEGIAGSEASFAAMMNELAREIGLTGSNFTNSNGLPDPDEYSTARDLALIGRYLIQEFPEYYHYFSEPSMEWNGINQPNRNSLVEMGIGVDGLKTGHTEAAGYGSVTSTNQGDRRLIAVVHGLTSMRERTEEARKLLTWGVRAFERVAAYPEGSVIAHANVYGGTSGSVGLVGNGELSLYLPRGSRQCLSAEVVYVGPLMPPVMAGSQIAELRVFCNDQLVQAAPLYAAETVEEGDLVRKATDALKQLALGWL
- a CDS encoding septal ring lytic transglycosylase RlpA family protein; translated protein: MTTSWRHAVRLLSLSLAAATALSACSSMGLGPTVKRAAFTSEEFGVKSSPRVTSNPNPPRGGGRNLIGKPYVVRGQTYVPQENPIGYVGSGKGSWYGADFHGRLTANGEVFSANAITGAHPTLPLPSYVRVTNQENGRSLIVRVNDRGPYLAGRVMDLSYRAAAMLGYVEKGSAPVSVEYLGRAPLEGDDTRMLVASYSGPNEFGSHTRVAAVDNTNSLADMAGNFLGGLFSYAEAAPAQSSPEGTAMAAVNALATQALPPDTQPVRLALGSYTDAAGANNIAQQFAVLGAVESISGDGSTELRMTALKPGASTADVQHLAQELGLPGIVLY